The Sorghum bicolor cultivar BTx623 chromosome 6, Sorghum_bicolor_NCBIv3, whole genome shotgun sequence genome contains the following window.
GCATTAGTCTAGACTCAAGGTATTTTTTTTATGAGCATAAGACTCAAGGTATATGCATATCTAGATAATTAGTAACTTGATGTGCATCAAATATGTTcagtccccccccccccccccccccccccaccctgtTTCCCTGACCAAAGAATATGCATACACCAAAGCTAAAAAGTTTGTATGAGTGCCAAGAGCAGGACAACCAAGGCACTGAAGAGTTACGTTTGAATTACCTGCATATAGGTCCGTGGTGTTAACATGCCACCCACATGTACTTAAACTTCCACCATTTTCTGATTGTTATTGAAGCCTTTTTCCATAGTTCACATTATTGAACTTAGTTAATGTATTAATAACGTGTTGCCCACCAGACAAAACTTTTTGGGATAAAAGCATTAATCAAGTCAAGATGTCTTATTTCTTATGAAATAAGGTTGTCCAAATATTTCTCTTGTACCTTGGTCAAACTGTATTCAGGCTTTGCAACACTCAAGACCCCTCAAAATTGTTCCTCAAAAGCAAAAACCCTTAAAGTTCCTACACTCCTAAGCACTAGGAATACTGAAACTCCACTCCTTTAATGTGACATGCCCACAAATCAAAGATGAAGACCAAAACTAAATTATCTTAATTATTAATCAACCAAGTTAGAAGAATTTCATCCTTGGAAAACGAATTAGTACAATATCAATCACCTCAAACTAATATGTAGAAAACTCACACCCATGGAAAAGAGCATGGAAACAGAAGATTGCAACAGAAACAAAACTGTGAATGTGAAGGAGAGCCAACCCTTTACTTTCTCCACTTGTTGAGAGGATAAAGATACCAACAACTGTGAAGCATACTGAGGCCACAGAACCAACCACAAGTGCAAAGGCATACATTTGGCTTGGAAGGTTAAGTTTCCCCTGAATGCTTTTCAAGCCTTTGTTGATAACCGGGGCCAAAGTAGCTGCACCGGCGACACGGGATGGCCCTGTGAGATTGTTACGGGTCCACATTAGGATAACAATCTGACAAAAGGAAAGCAGATGAAGATCAATCTTAGGATACGAACAATTTTGCATTGGGCAAACATGACAACAACAGCTCAAACTAGCACTGGTTGGCACCCTGGGATGCGAGAACGTCAGATCACACTGGAATAACTAGTTGAAAAAAATGATATCGCCTACAGAAAGAAAATGAGTGTCTTTTGTCTGTATGAGACCATTTTTGACAAGTTATCTGTTAGCAAATCACCTCAGAATTGTTTTCTACAACTACAGTCTACAGATATCAAGGGTACAGGATTCCAGTTAGTCGTGTTTGCCAACCATGAACTTCTCCATCTAATTTCCCACTAGCAATCGAGAGGGGAAAAAAAAAGGTGGATCACAGCACCAATGCTACATGAGCAAACAACACAGCAAAGCCATAGCCCATAGAGAACGTACACCGAGCAGAGCCTTGAGATTGGCCGCAGGGTTCTTGCCGGTGCTCTTGTCGTGTGCCGAGGAATGCGAGCACGAAGCAGGTCGTGTAGGTGACGGCGTCGAACAGCTCCAACGCCGGCCAGCACGGCGGCAAGGCCGAGCTTGGCCACCCTGGCCCTCGCCTCCGCGCTCTCCACCTGCGCACATTAACCAATCACAATCACACCGAAACCCCCAACAAGCTCCccttcgattcaaccaacaataCAGTCACCAGAACTGACCATCCACTTGGTCCAGAACCCACCGGTCTTGCCGTGCAAATCAAGCGCAGAACAGAATTAGCCCAGTGAAGTCCGCTCGGCACTTCCAGGTGCTTGTGGGTCGGGGCGTGGGCTCTCGGCGGCGGACGCGCGGGGAGTTTTGCACGCCGCCGCTTCTCACCACCAACCCCACCGCTTCTCCGCGCCGAGGGGCGAGAAGCGGTGGTGTTGGTGGTGAGAAGCAGCGGCGTGGCAGATTTGCAGGTTTGGGTTGCGGGATGACGCGGGCTTGTAGGCAACGGATGGTAGACATGGAGGAGGGCGACGGCAGAAGGTGGAGACTGAGGCCACGAGGGAAGCACCGCAGATTGGCCGGGGGAAGGTGGAACGAGGGAAGCACGGCAGATGGGGGCGAAGGGCTTTGAGTTCGCGCAGGCGCATCCCTCGATAATCTGCCATTTGGGACAACGACAAAGGTTGGCATGGCAATCAAGCGCCATAATCAGCCATCCAAAGCACATCGGACGCCCAAGTGCAAGCAACGACAAATGAAATTAAACAAAATTAATCATCTGCAAACAAGATACGAGCTATGCAGAAATTGTACTACATGAAGAACAAAGGAACTTGATGAACGCCAGAAAAGCACCTGTCACACTCAAAGATATGTACATAGATATGTAGAGTAAGCTTGCTCTGATAAAGACGACAGTGACTCAGTGAGGCGTACATAAAATAAAATGGTTTCACTGGTTGGAAAATATATCCTAATCGCAGTAGTAGTACTCATAAGCATTATTTCTTTCCCTTAAGACAAAAAACACTCATTTGCTTATTAGCGATGCAAAATTCAGCAGAGCACAAACAGCCTCAGTGGTATCCGATCGGCGCAGGGGACTGCTTCAGCTGCATGCCCTGGCAATGGATGTCCTGCATACCACAAGCAAATACCAACTCAGACTTCAGAACCAATCCCATAAACACGTccccaaaaaaaaacatatacaC
Protein-coding sequences here:
- the LOC110436340 gene encoding uncharacterized protein LOC110436340 isoform X4, yielding MCFGWLIMALDCHANLCRCPKWQIIEGCACANSKPFAPICRASLVPPSPGQSAVLPSWPQSPPSAVALLHVYHPLPTSPRHPATQTCKSATPLLLTTNTTASRPSARRSGGVGGEKRRRAKLPARPPPRAHAPTHKHLEVPSGLHWANSVLRLICTARPVESAEARARVAKLGLAAVLAGVGAVRRRHLHDLLRARIPRHTTRAPARTLRPISRLCSVAIPCRRCSYFGPGYQQRLEKHSGET
- the LOC110436340 gene encoding uncharacterized protein LOC110436340 isoform X5; its protein translation is MCFGWLIMALDCHANLCRCPKWQIIEGCACANSKPFAPICRASLVPPSPGQSAVLPSWPQSPPSAVALLHVYHPLPTSPRHPATQTCKSATPLLLTTNTTASRPSARRSGGVGGEKRRRAKLPARPPPRAHAPTHKHLEVPSGLHWANSVLRLICTARPVGSGPSGWWRARRRGPGWPSSALPPCWPALELFDAVTYTTCFVLAFLGTRQEHRQEPCGQSQGSARYCYPNVDP
- the LOC110436340 gene encoding uncharacterized protein LOC110436340 isoform X2: MCFGWLIMALDCHANLCRCPKWQIIEGCACANSKPFAPICRASLVPPSPGQSAVLPSWPQSPPSAVALLHVYHPLPTSPRHPATQTCKSATPLLLTTNTTASRPSARRSGGVGGEKRRRAKLPARPPPRAHAPTHKHLEVPSGLHWANSVLRLICTARPVGSGPSGWWRARRRGPGWPSSALPPCWPALELFDAVTYTTCFVLAFLGTRQEHRQEPCGQSQGSARWPSRVAGAATLAPVINKGLKSIQGKLNLPSQMYAFALVVGSVASVCFTVVGIFILSTSGESKGNTWRMRCG
- the LOC110436340 gene encoding uncharacterized protein LOC110436340 isoform X3 — encoded protein: MCFGWLIMALDCHANLCRCPKWQIIEGCACANSKPFAPICRASLVPPSPGQSAVLPSWPQSPPSAVALLHVYHPLPTSPRHPATQTCKSATPLLLTTNTTASRPSARRSGGVGGEKRRRAKLPARPPPRAHAPTHKHLEVPSGLHWANSVLRLICTARPVESAEARARVAKLGLAAVLAGVGAVRRRHLHDLLRARIPRHTTRAPARTLRPISRLCSVYVLYGLWLCCVVCSCSIGAVIHLFFSPLDC
- the LOC110436340 gene encoding uncharacterized protein LOC110436340 isoform X1, whose protein sequence is MCFGWLIMALDCHANLCRCPKWQIIEGCACANSKPFAPICRASLVPPSPGQSAVLPSWPQSPPSAVALLHVYHPLPTSPRHPATQTCKSATPLLLTTNTTASRPSARRSGGVGGEKRRRAKLPARPPPRAHAPTHKHLEVPSGLHWANSVLRLICTARPVGSGPSGWWRARRRGPGWPSSALPPCWPALELFDAVTYTTCFVLAFLGTRQEHRQEPCGQSQGSARWPSRVAGAATLAPVINKGLKSIQGKLNLPSQMYAFALVVGSVASVCFTVVGIFILSTSGESKGLALLHIHSFVSVAIFCFHALFHGCEFSTY